In candidate division KSB1 bacterium, a single window of DNA contains:
- a CDS encoding HNH endonuclease, whose translation MFEELTRLNARQRKEKYPQLVARDDEKCNKCGRKPPNEVKKLIIHRIDNQGDYSDLSKLQLLCYRCNYLKNPRIKERKPLDRREGEGKEEDEDVVVEKIDLEYVSSLDVNRKQKPLLMPYVEGRLDKSPKGVDYSDLVASIALKLDIVTRTAEKWLIPYCSSEGPYETFKDGKTRYVRRKKP comes from the coding sequence GTGTTCGAAGAATTGACTAGACTTAACGCACGACAACGCAAAGAAAAATACCCACAACTTGTTGCTAGGGATGATGAAAAGTGCAACAAGTGTGGTAGAAAGCCACCAAATGAAGTAAAAAAACTAATCATACACCGTATCGACAATCAGGGAGACTATAGTGACCTCAGCAAGTTGCAATTACTTTGCTATAGATGCAATTACTTGAAGAATCCAAGGATCAAGGAAAGAAAACCACTCGACAGGAGAGAGGGAGAGGGTAAGGAAGAAGATGAAGATGTGGTGGTGGAAAAGATTGACTTGGAGTATGTCAGTTCTCTGGATGTTAATAGAAAGCAAAAACCATTGCTTATGCCGTATGTGGAAGGTAGACTGGATAAGTCACCCAAAGGAGTTGATTATTCTGATTTGGTTGCTTCCATTGCGTTGAAACTTGACATCGTAACACGAACAGCAGAAAAATGGCTAATTCCCTATTGCTCATCTGAAGGCCCCTACGAGACATTCAAAGACGGTAAAACAAGGTACGTTAGAAGGAAGAAACCATAA